The Gossypium hirsutum isolate 1008001.06 chromosome D03, Gossypium_hirsutum_v2.1, whole genome shotgun sequence genomic interval AATCAATAAATAAGTTGTGTTAGAAAATCTCTGCATAATATTAAATTGAGgcattatacttttttttttcatctttctctCATAAAATGAAGAAAAGTAAATTGGAAATATATATCTATTAACGTTTTGGATAATATCTTATacatatgataattttttaatgttgcttatagaataaaaaaaactgACAATATACTAAATACTAatccattaaataattaaaaaagatatTTAGCATCCTGTTAGATTCGCTTTTGaagtatttttatttcacaagttGTTTTTCAAGTGAAGTTTTATTTGCTTCAGAGTAGATAAAATTCAATTATGTTAGTGAGAAATAGAGTCATATTTAGTGCCTAATTTGatttagaaatattaaaatttaaaagctaCCAAATAGAGCAGTgtttggtgacttaccttatctATTCCTCATTTGTTGTTGTCTCCAAGTCATCACAATAAAAGTCAGGGACATGAGCAATCTTAGGCCAGTCTTCACCGGTTTCTTTAATGCatcttttgtttaattttggaCACCATCTAATCTCTAATCTTTTGAGTGCAGTGAGGTGTTGCATCCCTTCTGGTAGAGACGACAACCTTGGGCAATTTGAAATTTCAAGACTTTGAAGCGATGTGAGATGTTGGAACCATGTTGGTAACGTCGAGAGATTCTTCAAGTCGCGGATGTTCAAATCCTGCAAAGTTTTGATGGATCCTAGAAGAATCCATTGGGGTAGTGACTCCAGCTTTGGCACTCCTCCGATCAACAATTTTCGAAGGCTACCATCTTCTTCCCTCTCAAGTTCCAACTCCTCCATAGTGAGATCAAGCTTTCCAcaatttaaaatttccaaactttCTAATGTACGTAGGTATTTTAAACCTTGTGGCAATGAAACCAGGTTGGGGCATTCATATATGTGCAATTCTCGGAGAGCTGTTAGGTTTTGAATGTCTTCaaacaatttttctaaattttcacaTTCAAAAAAGATCAACCATCGAAGACAAGTGAGGCACGATATTCCATTCTCTTGCAAACGCGTCTGTTTTGTTGTTACCCTTAATTCTCTAAGGCTAATCAGGTACCTTATGTCTTTTGGTAACTCTTCAATTCCCCTACATCCACCAAGGATAAGTGTTTGCAAACTCTGCAAATTACAAATGGAATTTGGAAGtccttttatattttcattactGGCTAGGTTCAACAATCTCAACTGCTTTAAATAACGTATGTTGTTTGGCAATTGCTCTAAACTGCAGTTAGCCAAATCTAACACCCTCAAATGTTTAGACCTTGAGATGACTTCTGCAACAAGAGATTCGCTATCACCCTTGCCTTCTCGATCAAATAAGAAAAGTGATTGCAGACAACCCAAGCTATTTGGTAACTGGGAAGCATCTTTCTTTGATAGATCAAACCATAAATGTCGAACTTTCCCAGTCGAATAATGGTTACATGAATTCACCTCATTCTGCGCCACTGATAATGCAAGATCATGTACTAAATCATGCATTTCCAAGATGGAAAGAAAAGCCCCGTCTTCAACTTGTTGGAAGAAAGATCTTGATAGTAACTCTCGTATGTACCGATACCCAATATCTTCTGGCTCTTCATTTTCGTATGGTGATTGCAAAAAGCCATTTGCCTTCCACAATGAGATCAAAAAGATATAACCGAATTTCAAATCTTTTGGAAAAACAGAACAAAAGGCAAAACATTGCTTTAAATACCAGGGCAAATGATCATAACTTAGTTTTAGGGCAGGCAATATGTCATTTTCCTCCTGTTTCAACTCCCATAGCTCACTATCTCTCACAAGTTCCCAATCATGTTGTACCCTAGTTGAACAGAGTAGGCTGCCTAAAGTCTTCACGGCCAAAGCAACCCCTTTGCATTTTTGAACAATTCCTTTCCCGATTCTTACAAGATTGTCATGTTGTTTCTCTTCACCTTCTTTAAAGGCAAGTTTAAGAAACAATGATAGACAATTGTCATAAGAAAGCTGCTCTAAATCATACAGAGAGATTGTGCCTGTGATTGTAGCCACTTTGCGGCTACGGGTTGTGACAATGATTCTACTCCCTTGGGCTCCCCCACACAACAAATCTTTCAGCTCACTCCATTTCTTCTTGTCCTCGTTCCAGACATCATCTAGTACCATAAAAAATCTTTTACCATTCAAACAATCTTGTAACACTTTATGTAATTCCTCCTTATTCATGTCCTTGCATTTCATACTAGTGGcagatttaatgatttttatcatCAGTTGTTTGATGTCAAAATCCTCTGTAACACACACCCAAGTTCTCAAATCAAAATGCGACTTCACACTCTCCTCATTAAACACCAATTGGGCAAGGGTAGTTTTCCCGATACCTCCGATCCCAACTAAGGGAAGGACAGGGATATCTTCCCCATCAGTTGGATTTATTAAGAAGTTTTGTAGGTGTTGTTTATCTTCATCTCGACCGATGACACTAGATGTCTTAACAAAGGAGTAGGTTTCCCTCTCACGATGTATGACATTAGTCTCATGTTTTTCAGTGAGATGAAACTTGGCCTTGTTAGCTGCAATCTCATTCAACATCTCGTTTGCCTTTTTGATCTTATAGCCCATCCTAAAGCGAAATGCCAAAGGGTTTGAACCAGAAAAGAAATGGCGTACCTTCCTTTCAGTGCTTCCCCGTTCCAGGACTTGCCTCCTCAATGCTTGGATCTCGAACTCGTCTATCAAATCTTCCACGTCGTAGCAAGCATCTTTGAACCTTTGTAGCCAAAGACTCAGCTCCTGGGTACGAGCCTGTTGTTGTTCAGCATCCAGGACCACAGTTCTGATAGCAACTAGCGTGTCTTTAAGCTTTTCGAACTCCTTTCGAACACCCCATGCGGAGCAAATTCCTTCGTAGGCAACATTGCCTAGTTTCTCCAATAATTTTCCGGCAATCCCGAATGCAAAGGATTGAGCCATTTTGTTAGGTGGAGGAAAAGAAGTAATATGGGTTATTGTttttggtatgaaatttgggATTAAAAGGTAAAAAAAGCGGACATGGGGCCATTGTTGAAGGTATATATAGGAAGATAAAAAGGAATGATTTGGGTTGCGTGTGTTGCAGCATAGATTGCAAGTTTGTGAAGTGAAGTATATGTTCTTAATGTTTCCTTTTGGTGCAAAATAAGGTTTGAAGTGATGGTTGGGTAAGGGATTTATTCATTGGTGAGGATGGGGCATCCTAAAATTACAAAATCCTGAATTCATGAAATTATAAGATTTTATTCATCAAGCTTTCCTGCTTGAAGACACTTCAAGATTTTAATTGAGTAAATGtaactataaatataaaaatttattcgaGAAATTCTTAACTAAAATTCCTTGAATTAAAATCTTGgcataatatttatttgatcctccaattttaaaataaaatcaattaatctcctattttaaattttcatctcttttaatctttaaatttacattttttgtgtaaattatcttaaaataaataaaaaaattaatgtgtgTTAACTTTACGATATGGTAAACACGTGATTGCCACGTAATATCACATAAGTAATTATATAGGGTAAAAAAACACTTATCCTCTCAAATTTAGTACGCGTAGACTTAAGTTTGAGCATTATCTACTTACCCTCATCAATTTTGAAGAAATCTTATAAACATTAGAATTATATAGGGTTTAGGGTATaggatttttttatcaatttattttattcatttctctattttaaattgcaaaataagaaaaatgtagCTACATATTGAATAACTATAAaattatctatactattatttaaattttaaagaattggCTAAGTTGTTGTTATCCATCAATCGGGTCTCAACTCGATTAAGAAATCACcgaaaactcaatttttttataaaataacaatCATTGCTATAAAGGttttttctttatcattttatattggcttaatacacattttagtctctaaagTATATTGTTTTTCCCACTTTGATCCTTACAATTTTTTTATCTACTTCAATCTCTAATGTTATCAAATGTTCCTAATTTAGTCCTTCGGATGTTAAAAACTAATGGGTGAGATATCCGACCAGTCATATGTTCCTAAGTGTCATACAATGATGTCACAATGGCATCATTATTAAAAAAaccttaaatatttaaaaattacaaatttattaaaatcatcaaaaactaaaatatatataattacaaaaacaatataaaaataactaaattttactaacaatttttaaaatattagaaattttaacattttaaaattttctaaatcacCATCTACTAGAGTTTGAACATTAATAATTATATCTTGGAAGGATACCGCTTAATATGCTTGTTTTATAAGTCAATAGGAATTTAtaattagtagatatttttatgtaataaatttggataagttttttaaaattatttagctAATGAAAAATAACTttctttcaattaaataatattttggattattccaaatacttttttattatttcaagacaaattatttatctttagACCAATATCTTAAGAACAATTGTCGAGTGTTTGACCATTCTAAAGAATTTTGATACAAAAAAGGAAGAAGCATGTGCACGATGATGGATGAAAAAATCTTACTATAAACATTAAATAGGGAGTCGAGTCAAATAAACTTATTGTAGATGATGACCCTGGTAAAGTACtaaaattaatgtattttaaaatattaaaaattgatatagaatttattcaatttttattaaaatatttttgaaataaaatttttataaaatttgattgcATTACTATATacaattttatatcaattttttaatattttaaatacgaTTAGTGAATGTGtacttttttactatttttaattaaaaaagttttaCAATCTTTTATGATTTCtaataaattttcttcttctttttcttttttacaatttctagtaaTGATTCTAAATTTTGATAgtttctaaataatttttttttacaatttaaaaaaattctaacatatttatatctaataattttttttacaatttaaaaaaattctcatatTCTTCATTACAGAAACAAAATCTTTGCCCACCAAATAAGCCAAGTCTTGGTTTCTTTCACATGATTCCTAAATTgaatttcactcaaaatcaaatatcaatcattcttaatcaactctcgatttgaatataacctaattttgaaaataaaattgtaacgcccttAACCAGAAATCCGTCGTCGGAACatggttacggagtattactggagtttacaaattatttatcagatattttatttcatctagcattcatatttgaaaccaatcaaaattaaaacattaatgagccaacattggccaaattaacttatacatgccattataactagaaccaaatcatccaaaattacggatagaaccaatggatagtgtgataaaactctgacaagcttccaacccgatcgagttTCCGATAATCTAGACCGAGTTTCCCAACTATGatcttacatataaacactgtcgtggtccaactatggtcttacgttcatagttccataacccagttatggtcttatctgTCAATTCAACCTTTTCCACAGAatgattgtactcaatcccgcgttcaatccaaacttagtattaaatttgataatatatttccaataataattcaattccaacaatagaacacatatataatatccatcaccaaataacattcactttaatcaaaattatacaaaatatagttcatacgaacttaccaggctaaattgcagaaataccaagatacaGGGACATTTtcgtaattttccattttcctcaattttccacccaatcttgatctaaattaatatttcattaaatttattaatttagaaaataaaacaattcatttcctgtaatttggtcatttttgacattttataaaattgcccctaaaattttacttttattcaatttagtccctgagcccaaaTCATGCAaactaaccatttttaatgcaaacccatTCTAGAAGAATATTCATAGCATTCAGTACAGCCCAATTTtacaataatttcacaacaaacccttgtatttttttactatttcaacaaattAGTCTgtaatcgaaaaattcatcaaatttacttaataaaatacttttaaatatcaaccaacatctcaaattcatcatttaacaccaagaatcatatatattcatcaatggcaacatccaaaatctttaacaaaatcaaaaataaaagtaaagtttAATTAGACTTAATTgtaacaattttaaaaacataaaaattacaaaaaaaaaaaaaagactaactTGAAACTTACACGCAAGAATATAATATGGCAGAACCTCCAAGTTAAACTCCCCTGGTTTTCgtcaataaaaaaatagaaatctcCAGAAAAGATGTCTTTTTCACCTTTtctttatcttattttaatttcaacaaatTTACAATTATGCCAttgaatcattttattttattatttttccttcaTATGCCGCCTCATCCATTTAATTTGGGTATAATTATTTCttaagtcctccctcatttattaattaaatcatttagtcacttaattattataattagtaagttttgcagtttttttaatttagtttttttaattaattaaaaaaattatcgaaacattaaaatatttcaacgaaactttaatactactttaatgacactccgtaaatacttataaaaatatttacagctcaatttatagaaacgaggtcccgatacctcattttctaaaatcacttgaacTAGGGTTTTATCACTGGAatctaataattcattataagacataaattattaattcaaaaatctttttaaaactaaatttgactcgtaattattaaataataaaatttatgagcttactcgtcggatttggtggcctcgaactACTATTTTCGACTCCActgaaaatcaggctgttacaaaaaTTAGATCTATcattaatcaaatctaaacataaattgaatactttatatttaaaacatttctgtttccaaacttttacaaaatcatgtagattattcatttccttttcttttattttttgatgaataaaattaaacaaatgataaaattgatctaaacctTCTTGAATATTCCCAAGCAAGCTTGATTGTAAGCCGAGCATGGATGAACTAAAGAGAGAAATGGAGCATGGAACCAAACTGATTTGGGTAAAGTTGAGGGTAACTTTTGTATGGTGGTCGTTTTAGTCATTTAGAGTGTAGAGCTCGTTTGAAAAATTCATGAAATAACGTAGTTTCGAGAGGGCGAGAATGTTGTAGGTAAGATAGATAAAGTGGTCGTGCGGGTTGGTTAGGAGGTTAAGGGAACGGACTCAAGAAACTTTGTTGAGGGTGGACTACCATAAATCACAACTGACGAGGTCTTCGAGTGAGGCGTGCTTGTGGACTAGGTCATTGAAAGATCCAAATTGATTCATTAAAGCGATGATGGACAATGAGAGTTTATAATTGTGGGGTGAGAATATACGAAGcaagttttattttagttttaactttcgccttttcttttttcataaatataaaaaaaaattaacaaatggaaaatatataaaaactacattaaaagagacggagaagggagaaaaatagagggagaagcaaaagagaaaaggaaaaaaagttaaaagaacataaaaaaatattaaattgctcaaaacgaaaaaaatatgggggatcaattgtataatttaacctaaattttttgtttgaaattatgatttaaagTGTCACGTCAGTTTACCGTTACACCACTAATGACAATTAATGACTtagtaactaaaatgttacaacacattaacataagtaattaaaacgtaatattttaaatataaatgactaaaagaTAACATAaggtaaacaaaaatgactattttgataatttaccttttttattatgattttaagtCCGAAAATATTCTAATTGTAGATCTTATTATactttataatgattaatttttgttataattatttggATATATTCCTTATACTTATACTTAAAATAAACTTACATATAGTAATTCAACAATATATTatgtttaacatataattatattagaAATTGCTGAAATATAGCATGATTTTCATCATACCTTGAATTGAGAAAAGGTtttaaattcgaattttttttatgttcgattttgaatttaatcaaaatttaatttaatttaattttttttgatttacTTTTCCAGTTTTTTCTTTAATGTTCTTCTAACATGTTTGTCTGTCTCTACTTTTCCAGATCCTTCAGGTATTTGTGGGTCTTTACCAAACAAACGTCAATTATTCGtttcataacaaaaaaaaatgatttttttaatttaataaaataaatatattaaatataagagtgcaattttaaaattttaaagatttttaaaattcaattttttagaACCCATCAAATTGAAACACTAATAAATTGCGATTGCattgtttatataaatatttttttaagaaaatcaataTTGAAAgtagataaaataattataataaatgaaatcattaataaaataatataaatatgaatgagtaaaaatgtatattatcacttttttaaataaaaaagaatatttaataaataaatactaataggATGGTAAAAAGTGGTGGAGAAAACAAATAAATTGGGCTGTGACCCAACGGTAAAGTAAACGGACATAAGGAGACAACCACGTGCTCTCCACGTGAACTTCAACACTCTCTCccccattaattttttttttttgcattttaaaaataaatatatataaattaaaaaaaaattgtcgcGAAAATTCAGTGTTCAGTACAGCAACTCCCTTTCCCTTCTGTAACGGCCATATTTTCCCGACAAGACTCCAACGGTCAGTAAGACTATTATTCTCCATCGTCAGATCTCAATATCCAACGGCTAATATCTCACCTCTTCCCATCGTAtgctcttttttttccctttgaaTAAATTCCAAGTaccaaaattaaatgaaaaaaaaattaaaagaaaaaagcaaTGATAGAGACGTGAAGGCGAAAGTAGGTAGTATTCAGGTGAGAGTGTGTAATGTGTATGTTATACTTCCAGTACTTGCAATTGTACAAAACAGAGTTAAAAAGAGTAACATGAAAaccatagaaaaaaaaattagtgtaTTAGTCTAAAAAAAGCTTTAAGCTTTTAGTTTTTTGGAGTATATAAAAACACAAACTTTTTCTGGTTTATGGTTTTTTGGGGGGTAATGAACTTTAGAGAAACATGTTTTTCTTTTGTTGGTTGATCTTTTTTCCGTTTGTTTAGGTTGGATTTCGATGTGTTTGGGGTTCAGTTTCTGCTTCCATGGAGTTATTGCCTATTGAGGGCTGTCAAAgtatgcttcttctttttttgtctcCAATGTTTTTGTTTGATATTTGAAATGAGTTGTTTGTGAATGTTTGGGAATCCGATGATTGTTGTCTGTTAGGTGTTTGATTTTAGTTTTCTTAGAAATTCTTTGATTCTTTCTGGGGGTGggattctattttatttttattatttctttcattgCATACACACACATTTGTTCATATTAGGAACAATATTCTTTCagtttctttttgtaatttttcatcgGATTCCTTTTCGTTTTGTTTCTTTTGGTTTCTTGAAAATTCACACACTCACTTAGAAACTTATAGATTTACATGCAAAGTTTCACATGAACACATAGaaaatttatagaaatttcatACATTGCATAGTTTATAAAGAGATAGCGAAAGAAAATAGGCAGAGAAAGGGCTTGGGGGTGGGTGAATtagtgaattgaaattgaattagcgaaagagaaaagaaagaacatATATAGGAAGGGTGTAAAGACATGTTGGCAGGGTGTTCTAGTTCTACATTGTTGTCACCAAGGCATAGATTGAGGAGTGAAACATCAGCAGTACAGTTCCAAGCTTGTCATTTCCAGACCTCAATGAGCACACAAAGATTGGACTTGCCATGTAATTTTTCTCATAAGGAAACATCGAAATCACAGACCATTAGACCAGCAGTTGAATCCAAGGCCAAGACCAGCAGTTGTTCTATCAAGCAGAACATCAGGCTGCCACCATTGACGACGACTAGCGCACAAAATCCATTCGAAGGGAGGATAGAGATCAAAGGTAAAAGTTTGAAGAGGTATGCTGAACAGGGTCTAGTTGATGATGAGACGGTCATTAATATGGCAAAGAGGAAAAAGGGTAGCAGTGATGATGAGAAACCAGGTGATGATCATGGAGGTTTGAGTTTAGGCCAACTAGGTGCTGGGAATTTTTGGTTTCAACCAAGTTTATCAGGGGATGAAGAAAGGGGGACACCCCCTTTGCCATTGTCTAACAATCCTTGGATCGATTCAGTAATAACTGAACTCACTGATGTTGGAGAAAAGGATGTTGAGACGATCCACAGGCCGGGAAAGGAAGCTTCAGGTTCGGGATCAACGAGTACTCCTTCGGAGAGTCATAGTTTGGGACCTCCACTGAATGTGCAAGCCCAGGAACATGAGAGGGGTAATGGTTCTGGAAATCCCTACCCGCATGAAGGTGCTCGTTTGGGGGCTAATGAGGAAGAGATCAACCATAGGGAGCACGAGGGATTCGAGCTCATCCGCCTACTTGCAGCTTGTGTTGAAGCCATTGGCTCAAAGAACATTGCTGCCATCAATCATTTCATATCAAAGTTGGGGGAACTTGCTTCTCCAAAAGGAACTGTTATAAGCCGTCTAACTGCTTACTATACCGAAGCTTTGGCTCTTAGAGTCACAAGGGTTTGGCCTCATATTTTTCATATCACAACTCCTCGAGAGCTCGACCGGTTGGATGATGACAATGGTACTGCATTGAGGCTATTGAATCAGGTAACCCCGATTCTGAAATTTGTTCATTTCACATCGAATGAGATATTGTTGAGGGCCTTTGAGGGGAAGGACAGGGTTCACATTGTAGACTTTGACATCAAGCAAGGGCTTCAATGGCCTAGTTTGTTCCAAAGTTTAGCTTCTAGGACTAATCCACCGAGCCACGTTAGAGTTACCGGAATCGGTGAATCAAAGCAAGAACTGAACGAAACAGGAGACAGGCTAGCAGGATTTGCGGAGGCATTGAATTTACCGTTCGAGTTCCATCCAGTCGTAGACAGGTTAGAAGAcgtaaggttgtggatgcttcaTGCAAAGGAAAACGAAAGCATAGCCGTGAATTGTGTGTTTCAACTTCACAAGACACTTTACGATGGAAACGGAGGAGTACTTCGGGACTTTTTAGGACTCATTCGTAGCATAAACCCCATAGCAGTCATCATCGCAGAGCAAGAAACAGAGAACAACATCCTCAACTTAGAAGCAAGAGTTGCCAATTCATTAAGATACTACTCAGCTATATTTGACTCAATTGATTTCACCCTTCCCTTAGAGAGTCCAGTTAGGATCAAAATAGAAGAGATGTTTGCAAGGGAAATCAGGAACTTAATTGCTTGTGAAGGAAGCGACCGGTTTGAAAGGCACACGAGTTTTGAGAAATGGAGGAAGTTGATGGAGCAAGGAGGGTTCAAATGCATGGGGATTACTGACAGGGAACTGGTCCAAAGCCAAATGCTGTTAAAGATGTACACTAGTGAGAACTACAGTGTGAAGAAACAAGGACCAGATGGTGATGATGGGGCACTTACTCTAAGTTGGCTAGATGAACCACTTTACACAGTCTCAGCATGGACCCCCATTGATGTTGCAGGCAGTTCATCCTCATTTTCTCAgccaagttaatattttttttcttacattttCATACATAGAAATTCTTTGCAGGTAGTAGAGAAATGTTTGtcattattctttcattcttttgttgCAGATAAGAGAATTGGGTCTTACAGTCTAGTTTATTTTTTCATACTGAGTCAGTCAATTAGTTTGATGCTTTTTAATTattctttgattcttttatgtAACCATGGAAATTTCATTATACAGAtatgttcattttcattttgttgAAAGATTTTATCAGAATTGTGAACAATGTAGTTggaaatttcatcatcaaattatgaataaaaaaggATTTCATTGTTTTGTGTTCACCCTTCATTCTATCTTGGCAGAGCTTATATgatatttaattcttattttggtctagtttgacataatttgattttttttttttagtattatcaGAGGGTCAAATTTTATTAGGGGGCAAGGCTGCTGCTTGCCTCCTTTAGTTATGCCTCCGAATATTATTAGGAAGTCTAAATTGATAACTCGGATAGTAATATATCTTTTGGTTGAATATGATTAATTAGATTTCCATGTAACCTTAACTATGTGACTGAATAAAAGGAAGATTCATGTTGTCACTTTAACGACAGCAACTAACAATAGTTTTAAGGGCAGCAATTAATAATATGATAAAGTTAAAagatcaaattatatcaaattacaATAGAGAGATTACTAGCACTCATTGGATCGAATAGTAAGAAGCTTGATGTCCATTAACTAAGGTTTTTAAGTTTGAATATTGTGATTAGAGCTTAACCTATCATTTAGAGGTCTGGCATAGTTTTATTCGGAATTTAAATCGAAACTCAATATGATTATCCGTCACCAACAttctaaaagaaaaagagagaggttAAATagtaaatatgaactaaaaccaTGATTAGAAGTTTTTACTCTCATTTCATACTCTTCATTTTGCTATAGGGCTCAAATAGGCCCAGCCCGTATATCCCATTACCACATACACATTggtttaattttgatgatttctaaACTTCAAAGcatgaatattcatatatcaacATTCTATATCTATATGCCATATTCATGTTAATTTTAGCTTTagttaatttattcaaaaattaaactatcacacattaataaaaatatgatattatttttataaaaaataataatattcgaTTTTCCGAAGCTAAGCAATAACATATTCTAATATTATGGGCATAATTAATGGAGCTAGCAGGGGCTGATacctctaaaatagaaaatttttcatttaagctttataaaattttaaattaataaaggtaaaattgtactttagcctcttaaaaatgataaaatttttttgatttaatcctttaaaaactataaagatat includes:
- the LOC121202942 gene encoding scarecrow-like protein 28, which gives rise to MLAGCSSSTLLSPRHRLRSETSAVQFQACHFQTSMSTQRLDLPCNFSHKETSKSQTIRPAVESKAKTSSCSIKQNIRLPPLTTTSAQNPFEGRIEIKGKSLKRYAEQGLVDDETVINMAKRKKGSSDDEKPGDDHGGLSLGQLGAGNFWFQPSLSGDEERGTPPLPLSNNPWIDSVITELTDVGEKDVETIHRPGKEASGSGSTSTPSESHSLGPPLNVQAQEHERGNGSGNPYPHEGARLGANEEEINHREHEGFELIRLLAACVEAIGSKNIAAINHFISKLGELASPKGTVISRLTAYYTEALALRVTRVWPHIFHITTPRELDRLDDDNGTALRLLNQVTPILKFVHFTSNEILLRAFEGKDRVHIVDFDIKQGLQWPSLFQSLASRTNPPSHVRVTGIGESKQELNETGDRLAGFAEALNLPFEFHPVVDRLEDVRLWMLHAKENESIAVNCVFQLHKTLYDGNGGVLRDFLGLIRSINPIAVIIAEQETENNILNLEARVANSLRYYSAIFDSIDFTLPLESPVRIKIEEMFAREIRNLIACEGSDRFERHTSFEKWRKLMEQGGFKCMGITDRELVQSQMLLKMYTSENYSVKKQGPDGDDGALTLSWLDEPLYTVSAWTPIDVAGSSSSFSQPS
- the LOC107929212 gene encoding putative disease resistance protein RGA3, which gives rise to MAQSFAFGIAGKLLEKLGNVAYEGICSAWGVRKEFEKLKDTLVAIRTVVLDAEQQQARTQELSLWLQRFKDACYDVEDLIDEFEIQALRRQVLERGSTERKVRHFFSGSNPLAFRFRMGYKIKKANEMLNEIAANKAKFHLTEKHETNVIHRERETYSFVKTSSVIGRDEDKQHLQNFLINPTDGEDIPVLPLVGIGGIGKTTLAQLVFNEESVKSHFDLRTWVCVTEDFDIKQLMIKIIKSATSMKCKDMNKEELHKVLQDCLNGKRFFMVLDDVWNEDKKKWSELKDLLCGGAQGSRIIVTTRSRKVATITGTISLYDLEQLSYDNCLSLFLKLAFKEGEEKQHDNLVRIGKGIVQKCKGVALAVKTLGSLLCSTRVQHDWELVRDSELWELKQEENDILPALKLSYDHLPWYLKQCFAFCSVFPKDLKFGYIFLISLWKANGFLQSPYENEEPEDIGYRYIRELLSRSFFQQVEDGAFLSILEMHDLVHDLALSVAQNEVNSCNHYSTGKVRHLWFDLSKKDASQLPNSLGCLQSLFLFDREGKGDSESLVAEVISRSKHLRVLDLANCSLEQLPNNIRYLKQLRLLNLASNENIKGLPNSICNLQSLQTLILGGCRGIEELPKDIRYLISLRELRVTTKQTRLQENGISCLTCLRWLIFFECENLEKLFEDIQNLTALRELHIYECPNLVSLPQGLKYLRTLESLEILNCGKLDLTMEELELEREEDGSLRKLLIGGVPKLESLPQWILLGSIKTLQDLNIRDLKNLSTLPTWFQHLTSLQSLEISNCPRLSSLPEGMQHLTALKRLEIRWCPKLNKRCIKETGEDWPKIAHVPDFYCDDLETTTNEE